The Nocardioides panzhihuensis genome has a segment encoding these proteins:
- a CDS encoding VWA domain-containing protein, translating into MRAPTAAEREAWEAALDLWGVDLHDPVVHTRSDQGSFAWFGFPPEVNVDPGELARHGGKNHLTSVFAHEIGHHVLSPSTRVDSLKIRQQMARVIDLYDRRHRLDLAAASGFCANLWSDMLINDRVMQLQRARLAPGETPDMVQLTQALAAPTLAKGLRGAEDNELWWVVQRAYELLWRLPEGDLAWSEPPTRWKADYEQQLRNARRRLHGSKSKQRNEAYQLKREVAELEYDPRASLDPAHDATTVADVVRTLAADPVSGAIPWAMVMAPYLLLGFKSSGCHEDSPGAPSAAELAGAIGDPRLQKPLVHPEDAEVVPADAAAATATDGSGQALGLARTLELMAGADPNAVMAAWYEAEARPHVAPLVQRGLAPAGPAIPGPLEEWELGDDLAELDWPATLTTGAVFVPGVTTRRRTFIADEPEVDHEPVLLDLYLDSSGSMTHPQRGSAAIVAGTILSLSVLRGGGRVRVTSWSAAGQVAGDSVYTRDRVEIMRQLTTYFGGGTTFPLDLLHARYPETQRPAAGQRHLVVLSDAGLDTFLGRGQEEYAGVAAAVRRVIDTGSLMIIGYWRGQWREQADRLGYDVAEIPDVLQAPAACAALAERIAGHRASGTPKGTRNG; encoded by the coding sequence GTGAGGGCACCGACCGCGGCCGAGCGCGAGGCCTGGGAGGCGGCCCTCGACCTGTGGGGCGTGGACCTCCACGACCCGGTCGTGCACACCCGCTCCGACCAGGGCAGCTTCGCCTGGTTCGGCTTCCCGCCTGAGGTCAACGTCGACCCGGGCGAGCTCGCGCGCCATGGCGGGAAGAACCATCTGACCAGCGTCTTCGCCCACGAGATCGGTCACCACGTGCTCTCCCCCAGCACCCGGGTCGACTCACTGAAGATCCGCCAGCAGATGGCCCGGGTGATCGACCTCTACGACCGGCGTCACCGACTGGATCTGGCCGCCGCAAGCGGCTTCTGCGCCAACCTGTGGTCCGACATGCTCATCAACGACCGGGTGATGCAGCTGCAGCGCGCCCGGCTCGCCCCTGGCGAGACCCCCGACATGGTGCAGCTCACCCAGGCACTGGCCGCGCCCACCTTGGCCAAGGGGCTGCGCGGCGCCGAGGACAACGAGCTGTGGTGGGTGGTGCAGCGGGCGTACGAGCTGCTCTGGCGGCTGCCCGAGGGCGATCTCGCCTGGTCCGAGCCGCCGACGCGGTGGAAGGCGGACTATGAGCAACAGCTCCGCAACGCCCGGCGCCGGCTGCACGGCTCGAAGTCGAAGCAGCGAAACGAGGCCTACCAGCTCAAACGGGAGGTCGCCGAGCTCGAGTACGACCCGCGCGCGAGCCTCGACCCGGCTCACGACGCGACGACGGTGGCCGATGTGGTGCGTACGCTCGCCGCCGATCCGGTCAGCGGGGCGATCCCGTGGGCGATGGTGATGGCGCCCTATCTGCTGCTGGGGTTCAAGAGCAGCGGGTGCCACGAGGACTCGCCGGGTGCCCCCAGCGCGGCCGAGCTCGCCGGAGCGATCGGCGACCCACGGCTGCAGAAGCCGTTGGTGCACCCCGAGGACGCCGAGGTGGTTCCCGCCGACGCCGCGGCCGCGACCGCCACCGACGGCAGCGGGCAGGCCCTCGGGCTGGCCCGGACGCTGGAGCTGATGGCCGGTGCAGACCCCAACGCCGTGATGGCGGCCTGGTACGAGGCAGAGGCGCGTCCGCACGTCGCGCCGCTGGTGCAGCGCGGGCTGGCCCCGGCCGGGCCCGCGATCCCCGGCCCGTTGGAGGAGTGGGAGCTCGGCGACGACCTGGCCGAGCTGGACTGGCCGGCGACACTGACCACCGGAGCCGTCTTCGTTCCCGGGGTGACCACGCGGCGGCGTACGTTCATCGCGGACGAGCCCGAGGTCGACCACGAACCCGTGCTGCTCGACCTCTACCTCGACTCGTCCGGGTCCATGACGCACCCGCAGCGCGGCTCGGCGGCGATCGTCGCCGGGACGATCCTGTCGCTCTCGGTGCTGCGCGGCGGCGGGCGGGTGCGGGTCACCTCGTGGAGCGCGGCCGGGCAGGTCGCCGGCGACAGCGTCTACACCCGCGACCGGGTCGAGATCATGCGCCAGCTGACCACCTACTTCGGCGGCGGCACCACCTTTCCCCTGGACCTCCTGCATGCCCGCTATCCCGAGACCCAACGGCCGGCCGCGGGGCAGCGCCACCTCGTCGTGCTCTCCGACGCCGGCCTCGACACGTTCCTCGGTCGCGGCCAGGAGGAGTACGCCGGTGTGGCCGCTGCCGTGCGGCGCGTGATCGACACCGGGTCACTGATGATCATCGGCTACTGGCGCGGGCAGTGGCGCGAGCAGGCCGATCGTCTCGGCTACGACGTCGCCGAGATCCCGGACGTGCTGCAGGCGCCGGCGGCGTGCGCGGCGCTCGCCGAGCGGATCGCCGGCCATCGAGCCTCGGGTACACCGAAGGGAACGCGCAATGGTTGA
- a CDS encoding phosphohydrolase: MVDEELFEAWLDEELDLDAAWDGLAPGPTVDEVMARLSTTPSWFLDDGVDIVALAGDVLDESGGPVIASARRAVATSKVVAQQGVAVVLWLVSSQELAGRLSTDLRVDRLDRALLAMSLRLAAVVEPQRWVEEAERREEAARTLLLWCGQCPGGESEQNARAILSRLDSAARAEALERARRDRKHRSEIRRRLEEARAREAATRYSPE; this comes from the coding sequence ATGGTTGACGAGGAGCTGTTCGAGGCCTGGCTCGACGAAGAGCTCGATCTGGACGCCGCCTGGGACGGCTTGGCGCCGGGTCCGACTGTGGACGAGGTGATGGCCCGGCTCTCGACCACGCCGTCGTGGTTCCTCGACGACGGTGTCGACATCGTGGCGCTGGCCGGGGACGTGCTGGACGAGTCCGGGGGGCCGGTCATCGCGTCGGCCCGGAGGGCCGTGGCGACCTCGAAGGTCGTGGCTCAGCAGGGCGTGGCCGTCGTGCTGTGGCTGGTCTCCTCCCAGGAGCTCGCCGGTCGGCTCTCGACCGATCTGCGGGTCGATCGTCTCGACCGGGCGCTGCTGGCGATGTCGCTGAGGCTCGCCGCCGTGGTCGAACCGCAGCGCTGGGTCGAGGAGGCCGAGCGTCGGGAGGAGGCGGCACGCACCCTGCTGCTCTGGTGCGGGCAGTGTCCGGGCGGCGAGAGCGAGCAGAACGCCCGCGCCATCCTGTCCCGCCTCGACTCCGCCGCCCGCGCCGAGGCGCTGGAGCGAGCCCGACGCGACCGGAAGCACCGCTCGGAGATCCGGCGGCGGCTTGAAGAAGCGCGGGCGCGTGAGGCAGCCACCCGCTACAGCCCGGAGTGA
- the pnuC gene encoding nicotinamide riboside transporter PnuC: protein MQSWLVAHWVEIAGVATGAACVILAARRSMWTYPVGIANTALYLVVFADSALYADAALQIMFMVLSVTGWFDWAMARRRESEAHLRRDEAFVGGATARTLLLLALGFVVALAAITYVLYAFTDSTTELPDATVTAGSVIAQIMLNRRWWQCWLVWLAVDVVSVGLYAYKGLWPTAVLYLGFCVIVLVALRDWRRVLAVQREPEVAHV from the coding sequence ATGCAGAGTTGGCTGGTGGCGCACTGGGTCGAGATCGCAGGGGTCGCCACCGGGGCGGCGTGCGTGATCCTCGCCGCGAGGCGGAGCATGTGGACCTATCCGGTGGGGATCGCGAACACCGCGCTCTACCTGGTCGTCTTCGCCGACAGCGCGCTCTACGCCGACGCGGCGCTGCAGATCATGTTCATGGTGCTCTCGGTGACCGGCTGGTTCGACTGGGCCATGGCCAGGCGGCGGGAGTCGGAGGCGCACCTGCGCCGCGACGAGGCCTTCGTCGGAGGTGCCACGGCCCGGACGCTGCTGCTCCTGGCGCTGGGGTTCGTGGTGGCGCTGGCGGCGATCACGTACGTCCTGTACGCCTTCACCGACTCCACGACCGAGCTGCCCGACGCCACTGTGACCGCGGGCAGCGTCATCGCGCAGATCATGCTCAACCGACGCTGGTGGCAGTGCTGGCTGGTCTGGTTGGCCGTCGACGTCGTCTCCGTCGGTCTGTACGCCTACAAGGGACTGTGGCCGACCGCGGTGCTCTATCTCGGCTTCTGCGTGATCGTCCTGGTCGCGCTGCGGGACTGGCGCAGGGTGCTGGCCGTCCAGCGCGAGCCGGAGGTCGCACATGTCTGA
- a CDS encoding MoxR family ATPase — protein MNDRWQKTSASPTVPHVHHSGPRDGLTAADLFKSPDETVELDEKLRRTYFWLVNKAVISPFYDVEFDAAKANRFPLGDAGAEITLPTQPAYSSNVLLPLLTFAVGGKCLMIGGPGRGKTTLAVLMGVLSGATPEDVRRHLQQGQPQLTVSDLVGLPLPRDLVSAGSLAEITIAWKSWLTEPVKIVDEYNRIPTKTQSALLTMVAEGYVESHDQLRRTAPEEGVESWFFTANDDAGGGTFQVIQALKDRLDVTVQAFGFNGRFFDELVTRVEAGERPEEHVPSSLIFSPDEQSTMLAAIRAVPLPADVRRRLEYFTGQFEFVQHGGRRFEYRTKDVVATAGGDVSAVIDANSGADLVVDLGSQTLNGLSVRALQTLILYAKASAWFRGASAVGLDDVRAMVPFVLRGKLLPNPQHPRFESGDKELAHDPASWLIDLFDTAMKQFIALGLDSADPVGDLLAELGGGLDGLDRLTVSQRLTRIESEVGRISKVGKIYGRDYDDLVALKYLHQRYSNYLHWLEGS, from the coding sequence ATGAACGACCGTTGGCAGAAGACTTCGGCGTCGCCGACCGTCCCACACGTCCACCACAGTGGGCCGCGCGACGGGCTCACCGCCGCCGACCTCTTCAAGTCCCCTGACGAGACCGTCGAGCTGGACGAGAAGCTGCGGCGTACGTATTTCTGGTTGGTCAACAAGGCGGTGATCTCGCCCTTCTACGACGTCGAGTTCGACGCCGCGAAGGCCAACCGGTTCCCGCTCGGCGATGCGGGCGCGGAGATCACGCTGCCGACCCAGCCGGCCTACTCCTCCAACGTGCTGCTGCCGCTGCTCACCTTCGCCGTCGGCGGCAAGTGCCTGATGATCGGCGGACCGGGCCGCGGCAAGACGACCCTCGCGGTGCTGATGGGGGTGCTGTCCGGGGCGACCCCGGAGGACGTACGCCGCCACCTCCAGCAGGGGCAGCCGCAGCTGACCGTGTCGGATCTGGTCGGGCTGCCGCTGCCGCGCGACCTCGTCTCCGCGGGCTCGTTGGCCGAGATCACGATCGCCTGGAAGTCCTGGCTGACCGAACCCGTCAAGATCGTCGACGAGTACAACCGCATCCCCACCAAGACCCAGTCGGCGCTGCTCACCATGGTCGCCGAGGGCTATGTGGAGAGCCACGACCAGCTGCGTAGGACCGCTCCGGAGGAGGGCGTCGAGAGCTGGTTCTTCACCGCCAACGACGATGCGGGCGGCGGCACCTTCCAGGTCATCCAGGCCCTGAAGGACCGGCTCGACGTCACCGTGCAGGCGTTCGGCTTCAACGGCCGCTTCTTCGACGAGCTGGTCACCCGGGTCGAGGCCGGCGAGCGGCCCGAGGAGCACGTGCCGTCCTCGCTGATCTTCTCGCCCGACGAGCAGTCCACGATGCTGGCCGCGATCCGGGCGGTCCCGCTGCCCGCCGACGTACGCCGCAGGCTGGAGTACTTCACCGGCCAGTTCGAGTTCGTGCAGCACGGCGGCCGGCGCTTCGAGTACCGCACCAAGGACGTCGTCGCCACCGCGGGCGGGGACGTGAGCGCGGTCATCGACGCCAACTCCGGCGCCGACCTGGTGGTCGACCTCGGCTCGCAGACGCTCAACGGTCTCTCCGTGCGGGCGCTGCAGACCCTCATCCTGTACGCCAAGGCCTCGGCGTGGTTCCGAGGCGCCTCGGCCGTGGGGCTCGACGACGTGCGCGCCATGGTGCCGTTCGTGCTCCGCGGCAAGCTGCTCCCCAACCCGCAGCATCCGCGGTTCGAGTCCGGCGACAAGGAGCTCGCCCACGACCCGGCATCCTGGCTGATCGACCTCTTCGACACCGCGATGAAGCAGTTCATCGCGCTCGGCCTCGACAGCGCCGACCCGGTAGGCGACCTGCTCGCGGAGCTGGGCGGCGGCCTTGACGGGCTCGACCGGCTGACCGTCTCGCAGCGGCTGACCCGGATCGAGTCGGAGGTCGGCCGGATCTCGAAGGTCGGCAAGATCTACGGCCGCGACTACGACGACCTGGTCGCGTTGAAGTACCTCCACCAGCGCTACTCCAACTATCTCCACTGGCTGGAGGGGTCATGA
- a CDS encoding CoF synthetase, whose protein sequence is MSETPDPLHLAEYTPMASAALTDAERWPGLSTAGAARLAAADGHPAAPVWRHRVGHRLTPAEQEAARAQLPLPGWLERHLAVARSLPAYRRHRGPLATLRDFPLITRQNLVDDIGGFVPLDADYGRMLHGTSSGSTGAALVMPDDPDELARGFHWLRDLVAGLTGDWAPDPARFAVVQVVWQRQAFTYVSVAPGFGESLVARVNLHPGEWAREDQRAFLRDADPQVVSGHPTSLEHLLDLREVVRPIAIVSSAMALSATLRADLTRTFECPVLDVYGLHETRPVAVSTDGGPFVVADRRVHVEVLGPDGIALPEGEIGEIAVTAGENAFLPLTRYRTGDTGRLVRVDGHLAIDALEGREATVFTSPTGALIPSVDLTQHLQDAGARGWSVEQAADGAVVATIAGGDAGTVAARLGALLSRDVTVRRVETLADLGEGKPRRYRSAVPRGGITPPG, encoded by the coding sequence TTGAGCGAGACACCGGACCCGCTCCACCTGGCCGAATACACGCCGATGGCGTCGGCCGCCCTCACCGACGCCGAGCGCTGGCCCGGCCTGTCGACCGCCGGCGCGGCTCGGCTGGCCGCGGCGGACGGCCATCCCGCCGCGCCGGTCTGGCGACACCGGGTCGGCCACCGGCTCACGCCCGCCGAGCAGGAGGCGGCCCGGGCCCAGCTCCCGCTCCCGGGCTGGCTGGAGCGGCACCTGGCCGTGGCGCGGTCGCTCCCTGCGTACCGACGTCACCGGGGGCCGCTCGCGACGCTCCGCGACTTTCCGCTGATCACCCGGCAGAACCTGGTCGACGACATCGGCGGTTTCGTGCCGCTGGACGCCGACTACGGGCGGATGCTGCACGGCACCTCCTCGGGGAGCACCGGGGCGGCGCTGGTGATGCCTGACGATCCGGACGAGCTGGCGCGCGGGTTCCACTGGCTGCGCGACCTGGTCGCCGGCCTGACCGGCGACTGGGCGCCGGATCCGGCCCGCTTCGCCGTGGTGCAGGTCGTGTGGCAGCGCCAGGCGTTCACGTACGTCTCGGTCGCTCCCGGCTTCGGCGAGAGCCTGGTGGCGCGGGTGAACCTGCACCCCGGGGAGTGGGCGCGCGAGGACCAGCGGGCGTTTCTGCGGGACGCCGACCCGCAGGTGGTCTCCGGCCATCCCACGTCCCTGGAGCATCTCCTCGACCTGCGCGAGGTCGTACGCCCGATCGCGATCGTCTCGTCCGCGATGGCCCTGAGCGCGACTCTGCGCGCCGACCTGACGCGCACCTTCGAGTGCCCCGTGCTGGACGTCTACGGCCTGCACGAGACCCGTCCGGTGGCGGTCAGCACGGACGGCGGCCCGTTCGTCGTCGCCGATCGGCGGGTGCACGTGGAGGTCCTCGGCCCTGACGGCATCGCGCTCCCCGAGGGCGAGATCGGCGAGATCGCCGTCACCGCGGGCGAGAACGCCTTCCTTCCGCTGACCCGTTACCGCACCGGCGACACCGGCCGCCTGGTCCGCGTCGACGGCCACCTCGCGATCGACGCGCTCGAGGGGCGCGAGGCCACCGTCTTCACCTCGCCGACCGGAGCCCTGATCCCCTCCGTCGACCTCACCCAGCATCTCCAGGACGCCGGCGCACGCGGCTGGTCCGTCGAGCAGGCCGCCGACGGTGCCGTCGTCGCGACCATCGCCGGCGGCGACGCCGGCACGGTCGCCGCGCGCCTCGGCGCCCTGCTCAGCCGCGACGTCACCGTCCGCCGCGTCGAGACCCTCGCCGACCTGGGCGAGGGCAAGCCCAGGCGTTATCGGTCGGCTGTCCCTCGAGGTGGCATCACGCCTCCTGGTTGA
- a CDS encoding S8 family peptidase — MRRLLTGAAAVALGVTGTLVMASSGNATSDQEVRYVVAYAEGSSAADARAAVKAAGGEIVSENSAIGVATVTAGEGFAKAANASDALVGAAQDRAVGATTPDAASKARKKEVSKVETEFRSGAKGTAPKKPKPKGPAEPLSGLQWDMEQIDAAAANKTERGKGVRVGIMDTGVDGSHPDIAPNFDAELSRNFTTDIPVDANGAPVDGPCADEPDASCEDAADVDENGHGTHVASTIASPVNGVGITGVAPQADIVNLRVGQDSGYFFLQPSVDALTYAGSNGIDVVNMSYYVDPWLFNCTSHPADSAEDRAEQATIIVAMQRGLDYARSRGVTLVAAAGNQAIDYTKPQTDASSPDFASEPGEAAYVRDMLDPESCTSMPTEGNGVIAVSSTGPSERKSYYSSYGDGFVDVAAPGGDAYDTADGTRDYAANILAAYPYDLAVAEGAIDPATGEVLVPWAVSDCSSGECSYYQYLQGTSMASPHAAGVAALIVGKYGKHDRSGKTLSPAKVEKILRKSATAKACPVPADFTYVRHLPNGTTATSTHTCEGGEAPNGFYGSGIVNAKAAIGKR; from the coding sequence ATGCGTAGGTTGTTGACAGGCGCGGCCGCGGTCGCGCTAGGGGTCACCGGCACCCTCGTCATGGCGAGCTCGGGCAACGCCACCTCCGACCAGGAGGTCCGCTATGTCGTGGCATATGCCGAGGGATCCTCGGCCGCCGACGCTCGTGCCGCGGTGAAGGCCGCCGGGGGCGAGATCGTCTCGGAGAACAGTGCAATCGGCGTCGCGACGGTCACCGCGGGCGAGGGCTTCGCCAAGGCGGCCAACGCCTCGGACGCGCTCGTCGGCGCCGCCCAGGACCGGGCCGTGGGCGCCACCACCCCCGACGCGGCGAGCAAGGCCCGCAAGAAGGAGGTTTCGAAGGTCGAGACCGAGTTCCGCAGCGGCGCCAAGGGCACCGCGCCAAAGAAGCCGAAGCCCAAGGGGCCCGCGGAGCCGCTCTCGGGTCTGCAGTGGGACATGGAGCAGATCGACGCCGCGGCCGCCAACAAGACCGAGCGCGGCAAGGGCGTCCGGGTCGGCATCATGGACACCGGTGTCGACGGGTCGCACCCCGACATCGCGCCCAACTTCGACGCGGAGCTGAGCCGCAACTTCACCACCGACATCCCGGTCGACGCCAACGGCGCCCCTGTCGACGGTCCGTGCGCGGACGAGCCCGACGCCTCCTGTGAGGACGCGGCCGACGTCGACGAGAACGGCCACGGCACCCACGTCGCCTCGACCATCGCCTCGCCGGTCAACGGCGTCGGCATCACCGGCGTCGCCCCGCAGGCCGACATCGTCAACCTTCGCGTCGGCCAGGACTCCGGCTACTTCTTCCTGCAGCCGTCGGTCGACGCGCTGACCTACGCCGGCAGCAACGGCATCGACGTCGTCAACATGAGCTACTACGTCGACCCGTGGCTGTTCAACTGCACCAGCCACCCGGCCGACTCCGCCGAGGACCGGGCCGAGCAGGCCACGATCATCGTCGCGATGCAGCGCGGTCTCGACTACGCCCGCTCCCGCGGCGTCACCCTCGTGGCGGCCGCGGGCAACCAGGCGATCGACTACACCAAGCCGCAGACCGACGCGAGCAGCCCCGACTTCGCCAGCGAGCCCGGCGAGGCGGCGTACGTCCGCGACATGCTCGACCCGGAGTCGTGCACCTCGATGCCGACCGAGGGCAACGGGGTCATCGCGGTGAGCTCCACCGGTCCGTCCGAGCGCAAGTCCTACTACTCCAGCTACGGCGACGGCTTCGTCGACGTAGCGGCGCCCGGTGGCGACGCGTACGACACCGCTGATGGCACCCGCGACTACGCCGCCAACATCCTGGCCGCCTACCCCTACGACCTGGCCGTGGCCGAGGGCGCGATCGACCCGGCGACCGGCGAGGTCCTGGTCCCGTGGGCCGTCTCGGACTGCTCCAGCGGCGAGTGCTCCTACTACCAGTACCTGCAGGGCACCTCGATGGCCTCCCCGCACGCCGCTGGTGTGGCCGCACTGATCGTCGGCAAGTACGGCAAGCACGACCGTTCCGGCAAGACCCTCTCGCCCGCCAAGGTCGAGAAGATCCTGCGCAAGTCGGCCACCGCCAAGGCCTGCCCGGTCCCGGCGGACTTCACCTACGTACGCCACCTGCCCAACGGCACCACCGCCACCTCGACCCACACCTGTGAGGGTGGCGAGGCGCCGAACGGCTTCTACGGCAGCGGCATCGTCAACGCCAAGGCGGCGATCGGCAAGCGCTGA
- a CDS encoding TetR family transcriptional regulator: MDERRTRAKPIPAADRRAEIIAVTEALLIEHGTATTTRLIAEAAGVAEGTIFRHFRDKRELYRAVAENVFDPSRAGQAIAEVVEGATDIEDRLRAVIDLLTTSARRGVLVMMAVRSTLFEEADPEGVRPRMGPPAFVTEGNNALVDNLARLVFEPYESELRLSPRKAALVLRSLTTGAWFPGLNRENQPLSSEDVIDVLLGGILTRETP, encoded by the coding sequence GTGGACGAACGACGTACGCGAGCCAAGCCGATTCCCGCAGCCGACCGGCGCGCCGAGATCATCGCCGTGACCGAGGCGCTGCTGATCGAGCACGGCACGGCGACCACCACCAGGCTGATCGCCGAGGCGGCGGGAGTCGCCGAAGGCACGATCTTCCGGCACTTCCGCGACAAGCGCGAGCTCTACCGGGCCGTGGCCGAGAACGTCTTCGACCCGTCCCGGGCGGGGCAGGCGATCGCGGAGGTCGTGGAGGGTGCCACCGACATCGAGGACAGGCTCCGCGCCGTCATCGACCTGCTCACGACCTCCGCCCGGCGCGGGGTCCTCGTCATGATGGCCGTGCGCTCGACCCTGTTCGAGGAGGCGGACCCCGAGGGCGTACGCCCGCGCATGGGGCCGCCGGCGTTCGTCACCGAAGGCAACAACGCGCTCGTCGACAACCTGGCCCGGCTCGTCTTCGAGCCGTACGAGAGCGAGCTGCGACTTTCGCCGAGAAAGGCCGCGCTGGTGCTGCGCAGCCTCACGACCGGGGCCTGGTTCCCCGGCCTGAACCGAGAAAACCAGCCGTTGAGCAGCGAGGACGTCATCGACGTGCTGCTCGGCGGCATCTTGACCAGAGAGACCCCCTGA
- a CDS encoding potassium transporter Kef encodes MIRRPGHSVNAAVRRESAPLPSAAGLDLELAVANVARWVGDPQLFSRFLAAGLAGPTSVSVDVGQDLAAVAAWRAGVIGLRTDALRAVSACLDAGLTDAVGATLGMPGTDVAGFVEGQRTDRFFWPAWQNLGRAYLVARIGGFAGLGGPWLAHPGDVIATGEGQWLVEVGEELWEIDADLFGHSVSPADSDPTEAGDPVATAATPGIRVVSVPTSYLLEVVREAA; translated from the coding sequence ATGATCCGGCGACCTGGGCACTCGGTGAACGCCGCGGTACGCCGCGAATCGGCGCCACTGCCGTCGGCAGCCGGGCTCGACCTGGAGCTGGCCGTCGCCAACGTCGCCCGCTGGGTTGGTGACCCGCAGCTGTTCAGCAGGTTTCTCGCGGCCGGGCTCGCGGGCCCCACGTCGGTCTCGGTCGACGTCGGGCAGGATCTGGCCGCCGTCGCCGCCTGGCGCGCCGGGGTCATCGGGCTGCGTACGGACGCACTTCGAGCGGTGTCGGCCTGCCTCGACGCGGGGCTCACGGACGCCGTCGGCGCGACGCTCGGGATGCCGGGCACCGACGTGGCCGGCTTCGTCGAGGGGCAGCGTACGGACCGGTTCTTCTGGCCGGCTTGGCAGAACCTCGGACGTGCCTATCTGGTCGCCCGGATCGGTGGGTTCGCCGGGCTCGGCGGGCCTTGGCTGGCCCACCCCGGTGATGTCATCGCGACGGGCGAGGGGCAATGGCTCGTGGAGGTCGGCGAGGAGCTGTGGGAGATCGACGCCGACCTGTTCGGCCACTCGGTCTCACCGGCCGACAGCGACCCGACAGAAGCCGGCGACCCCGTCGCAACCGCCGCAACCCCCGGCATCCGGGTGGTCAGCGTGCCCACGTCCTACCTGCTCGAGGTCGTGCGGGAGGCCGCGTGA
- a CDS encoding AAA family ATPase has translation MSEPYPSERAFGHGLVLGKFYPFHAGHQALIRAALRACDRVTVELLGSQVETIPLEVRAEWLREEHPTAHVVAAMDDARVDFDDPAAWDEHMVVISDLLPAPVDAVFSSDPYGEELARRLDATWVQVDPGRALNPVSGTAIRFDPTASWAELPAPVRAWLTERVVVLGAESTGTTTLAEELAADLGTHCVPEYGRLWSEIRPGGLFTPWRSDEFDLIVDRQIGWEDAARRRVPKPVLVCDTDVLATTLWHERYVGPTPDHLRARAEAHRPVAYVLTGDEIAFVQDGLRDGEHLRHAMQDRFREVLADQPVPWIEVRGSHAERLAAAKDFLEPLLGQSNRIGPSLEELGR, from the coding sequence ATGTCTGAGCCATACCCATCTGAGAGGGCATTCGGGCACGGCCTCGTGCTCGGCAAGTTCTACCCGTTCCACGCCGGCCATCAGGCGCTCATCCGCGCCGCCCTGCGGGCCTGCGACCGGGTCACCGTCGAGCTCCTCGGCTCCCAGGTCGAGACGATCCCGCTCGAGGTGCGCGCGGAGTGGCTGCGCGAGGAGCACCCGACCGCCCACGTGGTCGCCGCGATGGACGATGCCCGGGTCGACTTCGACGACCCGGCGGCCTGGGACGAGCACATGGTCGTCATCTCCGACCTGCTCCCGGCGCCCGTCGACGCGGTCTTCTCCTCCGACCCCTACGGCGAGGAGCTCGCCCGGCGGCTGGACGCGACCTGGGTTCAGGTCGATCCGGGACGGGCGCTGAACCCGGTCTCCGGCACCGCGATCCGCTTCGACCCCACCGCGAGCTGGGCCGAGCTGCCCGCCCCGGTACGCGCCTGGCTCACCGAGCGGGTCGTCGTGCTCGGCGCGGAGTCGACCGGGACCACGACGCTGGCCGAGGAGCTCGCCGCCGACCTGGGCACTCACTGCGTACCGGAGTACGGCCGGCTCTGGTCGGAGATCCGTCCCGGCGGCCTGTTCACGCCCTGGCGCAGCGACGAGTTCGACCTCATCGTGGACCGGCAGATCGGGTGGGAGGACGCCGCCCGGCGCCGGGTGCCGAAGCCCGTCCTGGTCTGCGACACCGACGTCCTGGCCACCACGCTGTGGCACGAGCGGTACGTCGGCCCGACGCCCGACCACCTCCGCGCTCGCGCCGAGGCGCACAGGCCGGTCGCGTACGTCCTGACCGGGGACGAGATCGCGTTCGTGCAGGATGGGCTGCGCGACGGCGAGCACCTCCGGCACGCGATGCAGGATCGGTTCCGCGAGGTGCTGGCCGACCAGCCGGTGCCGTGGATCGAGGTCCGCGGCAGCCACGCCGAACGGCTCGCTGCCGCCAAGGATTTCCTCGAGCCGCTGCTCGGGCAGAGCAACCGGATCGGCCCGTCATTGGAGGAACTGGGTAGATGA